The proteins below come from a single Rhizobium sp. BT04 genomic window:
- a CDS encoding adenylate/guanylate cyclase domain-containing protein — MNGMRDMALSAPVLRFPVPGLDRENGFCGSWPDAEVLKINDHIHWLIEQGITSEHIGDLVAGLCDRLIAEGFPIWRASIRMPSIHPMYRGISANFIRGGVTTIENAEHGIAGERIFEETPIFYLLNRGERRGRWSLERGEGLAYSELHEFALAGGTDHVISLFEFPKEVALRGFGFSLTSDAPGGFSDQQLGIVEALFPALGLAAYRVAASKTATDILAVYTGARTSARILAGETQRGTGGSINAAILLADLRNFTALTEAYQPEEIVGFLNEHFELIDRHVEENSGEILKFMGDSVLAIFPTDADDPQRACVAALASARNLLKANEALNRERTGNGGPDIGVDVVLHLGEVFYGNVGAHGRLDFTVIGRAVNEASRLEKLCGTLDQPLLMSESFATTCAAPCQYLGSFELRGVSKRADVFRLADAAE, encoded by the coding sequence ATGAATGGCATGCGCGACATGGCTCTTTCAGCCCCTGTCCTGCGGTTCCCGGTGCCTGGCCTCGATCGTGAAAACGGCTTCTGCGGCTCTTGGCCCGATGCGGAGGTTTTGAAAATTAACGATCATATTCACTGGCTTATAGAGCAGGGAATCACCAGCGAGCATATTGGCGATCTCGTCGCCGGGCTGTGCGACCGGCTGATCGCCGAGGGATTTCCGATCTGGCGGGCGAGCATCCGAATGCCCTCCATCCATCCCATGTATCGCGGCATCTCGGCCAATTTCATCAGGGGCGGCGTCACGACCATCGAAAATGCCGAACACGGCATTGCGGGGGAGCGCATTTTCGAGGAGACGCCGATATTCTATCTTTTGAACCGTGGCGAAAGAAGAGGGCGGTGGAGCTTGGAGAGAGGCGAGGGCCTCGCCTACAGCGAGCTTCACGAATTCGCGCTCGCCGGAGGCACGGATCACGTCATCAGCCTTTTCGAATTCCCGAAGGAGGTTGCGTTGCGCGGATTTGGTTTTTCGCTGACCAGCGACGCGCCGGGCGGATTTTCCGATCAACAACTTGGGATTGTCGAAGCGCTTTTCCCGGCGCTGGGGCTTGCGGCCTACCGCGTGGCGGCATCGAAGACCGCGACCGATATCCTCGCCGTCTATACCGGCGCCAGGACGAGTGCGCGCATTCTCGCCGGCGAAACCCAGCGGGGAACGGGCGGCTCCATCAATGCCGCGATCCTGCTTGCGGACCTCAGGAATTTCACCGCCCTGACCGAAGCCTATCAGCCCGAAGAGATCGTCGGCTTTCTGAACGAACATTTCGAACTGATCGACCGGCATGTCGAGGAAAATTCCGGCGAGATCCTGAAGTTCATGGGCGACAGCGTGCTGGCGATCTTTCCGACCGATGCGGACGATCCGCAACGGGCCTGCGTGGCGGCACTCGCTTCGGCGAGGAACCTGCTGAAGGCAAACGAGGCGCTCAATCGCGAGCGGACGGGCAATGGCGGCCCCGATATCGGCGTCGACGTCGTTCTGCATCTCGGCGAGGTTTTCTACGGAAATGTCGGCGCCCATGGCAGGCTCGATTTCACGGTGATCGGCAGGGCGGTCAACGAGGCCTCACGGCTCGAAAAGCTCTGCGGCACGCTGGATCAACCCCTCTTGATGTCGGAGAGCTTCGCGACGACCTGCGCCGCGCCTTGCCAATATCTCGGATCGTTCGAGCTGCGCGGGGTTTCGAAGCGGGCTGATGTCTTCAGGCTCGCCGACGCCGCTGAATAA
- a CDS encoding SDR family oxidoreductase translates to MSVLDRFSLAGQVALVTGGGRGLGFEMARALAEAGAHVIVNGRTAATLEGAVRTIRAAGGTAEAAVFDVADREAQRAVMADIDKIHGRLDILINNVGARDRRPLAEFDDDAIIELLRIDLAAAITLSRDAAVLMKRCNHGRLIAVTSISGHVVMPGDCVYPAAKQGLTGLMRGMAVEFGPYGITSNAIAPGWFATETNAAMAQNEELMPFVRQRIPVQRWGRPDEIACAALFLASGAASFVNGHVLTVDGGMTVRM, encoded by the coding sequence ATGAGCGTATTGGATAGATTTTCACTGGCAGGTCAGGTGGCGCTGGTGACCGGCGGTGGCCGTGGTCTGGGCTTCGAAATGGCGCGCGCCCTGGCCGAGGCGGGCGCCCATGTTATCGTCAACGGACGCACGGCGGCGACGCTGGAAGGCGCCGTCAGGACCATCCGTGCCGCGGGCGGGACGGCGGAGGCCGCCGTGTTCGACGTCGCCGACCGGGAGGCTCAGCGTGCTGTGATGGCCGATATCGACAAGATCCATGGCCGTCTCGATATCCTGATCAACAATGTCGGCGCCCGCGACCGGCGGCCGCTGGCTGAATTCGACGATGATGCGATCATCGAGCTGCTGCGCATCGATCTGGCGGCGGCGATCACGCTTTCGCGCGACGCTGCCGTGCTGATGAAGCGGTGCAATCATGGCCGCCTGATCGCGGTCACCTCGATCAGCGGCCATGTCGTCATGCCCGGCGACTGCGTCTATCCTGCCGCCAAGCAGGGACTGACCGGCCTGATGCGTGGCATGGCGGTCGAATTCGGCCCGTACGGGATCACCAGCAACGCAATTGCGCCCGGCTGGTTCGCCACCGAGACGAATGCGGCGATGGCGCAGAATGAGGAATTGATGCCCTTCGTGCGCCAGCGGATCCCGGTGCAGCGCTGGGGACGCCCGGACGAGATTGCCTGCGCGGCATTGTTTCTGGCAAGCGGCGCCGCCTCCTTCGTCAACGGCCACGTGCTGACCGTCGATGGCGGCATGACGGTCAGGATGTGA